Within the Flavobacterium sp. CG_23.5 genome, the region TTCATCGTCAATAATTCCTTTGTTGTCTGCAACTGTATATTTGAAATTTGTAAATCCTTGTTTTATTAAAATGGCTTTTTCATAGATTCCTTTTTGGGCATTGTAATCCATTTTATATTCGGGTGTCAGGTTGTAATTGTTGAACATGCCGGTAATATATATGTCTTTGCTCAGCCTGAAAGTTGGTGCCGAAAGACTAAAATAAACCCAAGCATAGTCAGCCTCAATTTCATTATTGGCGGCATTTAGATTCTTAACAACAAAATTTCCGTTGATATCTTCTGTTACGGAATAAGGGAAATTAGTTCGGGCATTATTGGTGTATAAATACGAACTGTAGATTTCATTATTTGAATTTACTCGGGCAACATTATTATTGGCAGCTCTAATATCTTTGTTTTCAAAATACCAGAACTCATTTCCTGCCCAAAATTGGGTTTCAGCATCATATTTGTAAATTAAATCGTTGGCAATGGTGTATTGCGGAACGATATTTTTAATAGCATTATTGAATTGTCCGTTTTGAAGTAAGACTACTTTTATGTTTTTCAACGGATTTTGAAATGTAATCGTATTTGATTTTACCGCAAATTCCAAGTTGTGTTTAAAATCTAAATTGCTGACCGTGCGCGCTCTTTTTACCTGAATAGGAACGGTTGCCACATCTTCATAAAAGATGAATTTTCTAGAGAAAACAACTTCTTTTTCTTCATTTAAAACTTTCAGTATATAATTTCCGCTAATTAATAATTGAGTAACTTGATTAGGAATTGACAGTTTGTAATGCGAATAGATTTGTAAAGTGTTGAATGAATTAGTGTAATCTGAAATTCTTTGATTGTCAAAACCTTTTAAGTATTCGCTTTTAGGAATTTCCGAATGCTTCCAGTTATAATCGCAATGGGTAATTTCATAATAATAGTTGGCCTCGTTACCAAAAAGATCATCAAATTGTAATTGAAATCCTTCTCCTAGTTTAAAAATCGGAATTACATTTTGATTGCTTTGCGTAAAAGAAACTGTTTTTATATTATAAGGTGACGCTATTTCTTTTTCTACTTGCGCGAAAGTGCAATAGAATGAAAAAAGCAGGAATAACGAAAATATTTTGAGAGCGGTTTTTGTCATCTTATTATAGCACTTAAATAATGTAAATATAGTGATTAGGATTCATTTTAATTAGACCGACTTTCTACGCGAAATAAAAATTTTTATTTGTGAGTAATTTCTGTTAAATATTTCATAATAATCGATTGTATGCAAAGTTATCTGTTTAGTTTTGAATAAAAATAAACCAAACTTTATGAAACAACTTAGTAAGTTAGCTTTAGGGATGTTGCTCATTCCCGCAGCGATTTTCGCACAGGAAATTGATTACTCAAAAACAATTCCTTTTGATTCCAGTGTAAAAACCGGAAAACTTAAAAATGGATTAACCTATTACATCAAGAAAAATGCCAAACCTGAGAATAAAGTCGATTTGAGACTTATTATCAATGCCGGTTCAATTCTAGAAAATGACGATCAACAAGGATTGGCTCACTTTATGGAGCACATGAGTTTTAATGGGACGAAGCGTTTTCCAAAAAACAAATTGGTTGATTATTTACAAAGTATTGGTGTGAAATTCGGGCAACATTTAAATGCTTACACAAGTTTTGATGAAACGGTTTATTTTCTTCCAATACCGTCAGACAGTCCGGAAAAATTAGAAAATGGTTTTAATATCATTGAAGATTGGGCTTTTAATGCCAACTTGACTCCTGAAGAAATTGATAAAGAAAGAGGTGTTGTTCTTGAAGAATACCGTTTGGGTTTAGGGGCTCAAAAAAGAATGATGGGACGTTATTTGCCAAAAATGATGTACAATTCACATTACGCAGATCGTTTGCCAATTGGTAAAAAAGAAATCTTAGAGAACTTTAAATACGACAAAATTGTAAGTTTTTATAAAGACTGGTACCGACCAGATTTAATGAGTGTTATTGTTGTTGGCGATATTGATGTGGCCGAAATGGAGAAAAAAGTGATTGCTCACTTTTCAAACTATCAAAATCCGAAAAATGAAAAACCCAGAAAAACTTTTGAGGTACCCAATCATAAAGAGACTTTCGTAGCAATTGAAAGCGATAAAGAGGCGACAAGCGCACAAGTACAGTTAGTGTATAAAGATTCTGGCTTGCCAAAACCGGTAGTTACTTTGAAAGATTTTAAAGATGATTTGGTTGAAGGATTGTTCACCACCATGTTAAACAATAGATTGAATGAATTGACAAATGCTGCAATACCTCCTTTTATTTATGGATATTCCTATCATGGGGGAACTTATGCTAGAAATAAAAAAGCGTATCAATCTATTGCAATGTCACAAGAAGACAAGCAAATAAGTGCTTTGAAGGTGTTAGTTACTGAGAATGAAAGAGCGAAAAAATTTGGATTTACCCAAGGAGAATTAGATCGATCAAAAGCAGAGTTTATCGCCACTATCGAAAAATCGTTCAATGATAGAAGCAAAACAAATTCTGAAAATTTTGTAGCGGAATATCAGGCTAATTTCTTAGAAAAACAGCCTACTCCAGGAATTGAATGGACATTTGCTACCATGAAACAACTTTTGCCTACAATTGGGTTAAATGATGTTAATGGCTATATTAAGGAATATATCAAAGATGATAATCGCGTTATTGTTTTAACAGGGCCGGAAAAAGCGGGACTTAAAAAACCTTCAGAGCAAGACGTTTTGAATGCATTGAAAGTGAATGTTGATGAAATTAAACCTTATGAAGATGTGGCTGTGGCCAAGGGTCTTATAAGACAAGATATTGTTTCTGGAACTATCGTTAAACGTGAGAACAATGATAAAATTGGGACAAAAACGTTATTTTTATCTAATGGAGCAAAAGTTACTTATAAAAATACCGACTTTAAAAATGATGAGATTCTTTTTGAAGCAGTAAGTTTCGGTGGAAGCAATTTGTATTCAAATGATGAAATGAAAAAAGTTCAATTTGCTAATGGAGCCTTGGCAGAAGCCGGATTCTCAGGATTAAAATTGAATGATATCAATAAATTTATGACGGGTAAAATTGCACGAGTAAGTCCATATATTGGTAGTGCTACCGAAGGTTTAAGAGGGAATGCCACTCCCAAGGATTTAGAGTATTTGTTCCAAATGACGTATGCGTACTTCACGGATTTAAACTATGATCCTGAAGCTTTTGAAGGCTTTAAACAAAAGCAGTCTAGTTTCTTTAAGAATATGGCTTCGCAACCACAAAACTATTTTCAACAAGAGTTTTATACTTATCTGAATAAAGAAAATCCAAGATTCAACGGAATTATGCCGACGGATCAGTCGTGGGCTGCAACAGATTACAAGTTAGCCTACACTAAATACAAAGAGCGTTTTGCCAACGCTGCTGATTTTGAGTTTTATTTCGTTGGAAACATTGACGATAAAATTATGGAAGCATATGCCGTAAAATATTTAGCATCTTTGGCTACTACTAATAAAAAAGAGAAAGCAGTAGATTTAGGATATAGAATGTTGAAAGGAGATTTGAAAAAAGTGGTTAATAAAGGAACAGATCCTAAAAGTAATGTAACTATTATGTATTATGGAGATGCAAAATATTCTGCTAAAGATGCCATGAGTATGCAAGCTTTAGGTGAAGTTTTGACAATAAAACTAATTGAACAATTACGTGAAAATGAAAGTGGCGTTTATGGTGTTTCGGCACGAGGAAGTTTAAATAAAATTCCAAATGGATCCTACAACTTTTCAATTGGGTTTCCATGTGGACCAGATAATGCTGAAAAATTGACAGCTTCTGCTTTAAAAGAACTTCAAAACATTATTGATAAGGGACCAGATGAAAAAGATGTGGCTAAATTTAAAGAAGGGGAGCTGGCTGATTTCAGAAAAGATAGTAAAGAAAATAGATATTGGTTGTCTAATTTTACTAAATCCTATACGAATGGAAGCAGCGCTGAAGAAGTTTTGAAATTTGAAGAAACGGTCAATTCGGTAACGGCTAAGGATATGCAAGATATTGCAAAAAAATACCTTACAAAAGATAAAGTAATTGGAATACTAATGCCGGAAAAAAAATAAATCAATTTAATTATAAACTAAAAACCTGCTAAAATTAACTTTAGCAGGTTTTTTTTATGGTAGAAATTATAGTAGGACGATTCGCTGTAATTATTAACAATAACAGACTTTAAATACAAACACATTGGAGTTAAAGTAATTATTAATTAACACCGCACTTACATTAACTTGTTGCAAGAAAGACGACAGCAAACCACAAAACCCAATAGACCAATTACCTCCTGCTACACAAATTGGCGCAAATACTGCTGGATGCTTGTTAGATGGAAAAGCCTTTTTACCAAAGGGCTATTTACCTACAGGTAATTTAGTTTGTAATTATATTGATGGAAAAGATTTCACTGTTAACCTCGCTCAAAAACTAAATAATCAAACAATATTAATAGGCATTATAAGCAATAATCAAAGTTTAGTTGTTGGTGTTTCAGCCCCTTAAATAATCGGACACAATTATAAATAGAAATCTATAATTTTGTACGATGGAAAAGAGAAAATTTACCAAAGAAGAGAAGCTAAAGATCATAAAGGAAGCTTCAGAACAAGGTGTTAAACCTACATTAGAGAAATATTCGGTATTTCCTGCGAGTTATTACTCATGGAAGAAGAAGATGGATACTATGGGCGAAGAGGGCTTCGCACATGGAATGACCCCCGCGCAGCTTAAACGAATCAGAGAACTGGAAAAAGAAAACAAGCTACTCAAAGAAATTGTTATTCAAAAAGAGCTTGAAGGCAAGTTAAAAGACGAATTGCTAAAAAAGAAATTCGCCTTGGAGAAAAAAAGGAACTCGTGAGAGGCTACATTTTTCAGGGCTTGAAGAAAGAAGTAGCATTTCAAATTTCAGCAATAACCAAGCACCAGTATTATTATCAAAACAAGCGGACTAA harbors:
- a CDS encoding DUF5103 domain-containing protein; amino-acid sequence: MTKTALKIFSLFLLFSFYCTFAQVEKEIASPYNIKTVSFTQSNQNVIPIFKLGEGFQLQFDDLFGNEANYYYEITHCDYNWKHSEIPKSEYLKGFDNQRISDYTNSFNTLQIYSHYKLSIPNQVTQLLISGNYILKVLNEEKEVVFSRKFIFYEDVATVPIQVKRARTVSNLDFKHNLEFAVKSNTITFQNPLKNIKVVLLQNGQFNNAIKNIVPQYTIANDLIYKYDAETQFWAGNEFWYFENKDIRAANNNVARVNSNNEIYSSYLYTNNARTNFPYSVTEDINGNFVVKNLNAANNEIEADYAWVYFSLSAPTFRLSKDIYITGMFNNYNLTPEYKMDYNAQKGIYEKAILIKQGFTNFKYTVADNKGIIDDENAIDGNFYQTENEYSIIVYYRKNNDRYDRVIGKGVANSLNIIN
- a CDS encoding M16 family metallopeptidase — translated: MKQLSKLALGMLLIPAAIFAQEIDYSKTIPFDSSVKTGKLKNGLTYYIKKNAKPENKVDLRLIINAGSILENDDQQGLAHFMEHMSFNGTKRFPKNKLVDYLQSIGVKFGQHLNAYTSFDETVYFLPIPSDSPEKLENGFNIIEDWAFNANLTPEEIDKERGVVLEEYRLGLGAQKRMMGRYLPKMMYNSHYADRLPIGKKEILENFKYDKIVSFYKDWYRPDLMSVIVVGDIDVAEMEKKVIAHFSNYQNPKNEKPRKTFEVPNHKETFVAIESDKEATSAQVQLVYKDSGLPKPVVTLKDFKDDLVEGLFTTMLNNRLNELTNAAIPPFIYGYSYHGGTYARNKKAYQSIAMSQEDKQISALKVLVTENERAKKFGFTQGELDRSKAEFIATIEKSFNDRSKTNSENFVAEYQANFLEKQPTPGIEWTFATMKQLLPTIGLNDVNGYIKEYIKDDNRVIVLTGPEKAGLKKPSEQDVLNALKVNVDEIKPYEDVAVAKGLIRQDIVSGTIVKRENNDKIGTKTLFLSNGAKVTYKNTDFKNDEILFEAVSFGGSNLYSNDEMKKVQFANGALAEAGFSGLKLNDINKFMTGKIARVSPYIGSATEGLRGNATPKDLEYLFQMTYAYFTDLNYDPEAFEGFKQKQSSFFKNMASQPQNYFQQEFYTYLNKENPRFNGIMPTDQSWAATDYKLAYTKYKERFANAADFEFYFVGNIDDKIMEAYAVKYLASLATTNKKEKAVDLGYRMLKGDLKKVVNKGTDPKSNVTIMYYGDAKYSAKDAMSMQALGEVLTIKLIEQLRENESGVYGVSARGSLNKIPNGSYNFSIGFPCGPDNAEKLTASALKELQNIIDKGPDEKDVAKFKEGELADFRKDSKENRYWLSNFTKSYTNGSSAEEVLKFEETVNSVTAKDMQDIAKKYLTKDKVIGILMPEKK
- a CDS encoding transposase, giving the protein MEKRKFTKEEKLKIIKEASEQGVKPTLEKYSVFPASYYSWKKKMDTMGEEGFAHGMTPAQLKRIRELEKENKLLKEIVIQKELEGKLKDELLKKKFALEKKRNS